A section of the Papio anubis isolate 15944 chromosome 4, Panubis1.0, whole genome shotgun sequence genome encodes:
- the SRRT gene encoding serrate RNA effector molecule homolog isoform X9 — translation MGDSDDEYDRRRRDKFRRERSDYDRSRERDERRRGDDWNDREWDRGRERRSRGEYRDYDRNRRERFSPPRHELSPPQKRMRRDWDEHSSDPYHSGYEMPYAGGGGGPTYGPPQPWGHPDVHIMQHHVLPIQARLGSIAEIDLGVPPPVMKTFKEFLLSLDDSVDETEAVKRYNDYKLDFRRQQMQDFFLAHKDEEWFRSKYHPDEVGKRRQEARGGLQNRLRVFLSLMETGWFDNLLLDIDKADAIVKMLDAAVIKMEGGTENDLRILEQEEEEEQAGKPGEPGKKEEGRAGAGLGDGERKTNDKDEKKEDGKQSENDSSNDDKTKKSEGDGDKEEKKEDSEKEAKKSSKKRNRKHSGDDSFDEGSVSESESESESGQAEEEKEEAEALKEKEKPKEEEWEKPKDAAGLECKPRPLHKTCSLFMRNIAPNISRAEIISLCKRYPGFMRVALSEPQPERRFFRRGWVTFDRSVNIKEICWNLQNIRLRECELSPGVNRDLTRRVRNINGITQHKQIVRNDIKLAAKLIHTLDDRTQLWASEPGTPPLPTSLPSQNPILKNITDYLIEEVSAEEEELLGSSGGAPPEEPPKEGNPAEINVERDEKLIKVLDKLLLYLRIVHSLDYYNTCEYPNEDEMPNRCGIIHVRGPMPPNRISHGEVLEWQKTFEEKLTPLLSVRESLSEEEAQKMGRKDPEQEVEKFVTSNTQELGKDKWLCPLSGKKFKGPEFVRKHIFNKHAEKIEEVKKEVAFFNNFLTDAKRPALPEIKPAQPPGPAQSLTPGLPYPHQTPQGLMPYGQPRPPILGYGAGAVRPAVPTGGPPYPHAPYGAGRGNYDAFRGQGGYPGKPRNRMVRGDPRAIVEYRDLDAPDDVDFF, via the exons AGAGTGGGACCGTGGCCGTGAGCGCCGTAGTCGGGGTGAATATCGGGACTATGACCGGAATCGGCGAGAGCGCTTCTCGCCACCTCGCCATGAACTCAGCCCGCCACAGAAGCGCATGAGGCGAGACTG GGATGAGCACAGCTCTGACCCATACCACAGTGGCTATGAGATGCCCTATGCTGGGGGGGGTGGGGGCCCAACTTATGGCCCCCCTCAGCCCTGGGGCCACCCCGACGTCCACATCATGCAGCACCATGTCCTGCCTATCCAGGCCAG gctgggcagcatcGCAGAGATCGACCTGGGTGTGCCGCCGCCTGTGATGAAGACCTTCAAGGAGTTTCTCCTCTCCCTGGATGACTCGGTGGATGAGACGGAGGCCGTCAAGCGCTATAATGACTATAAGCTGGATTTCCGGAGGCAGCAGATGCAGGATTTCTTCCTGGCGCACAAAGATGAGGAGTG GTTTCGGTCTAAGTACCACCCAGATGAGGTGGGGAAGCGTCGGCAGGAGGCCCGGGGGGGCCTGCAAAACCGTCTGAGGGTCTTCCTGTCCCTCATGGAGACTGGCTGGTTTGATAATCTTCTCCTGGACATAGACAAAGCTGATGCCATCGTCAAGATGCTGGATGCAG CTGTGATTAAGATGGAAGGAGGCACGGAGAATGATCTCCGCAtcctggagcaggaggaggaggaggaacaggcaGGAAAGCCTGGGGAGCCTGGCAAGAAAGAGGAAGGACGGGCTGGAGCAGGCCTTGGGGACGGGGAGCGTAAAACAAACGACAAGGACGAGAAGAAGGAAGACGGCAAGCAG TCCGAGAATGACAGTTCTAATGATGACAAAACGAAGAAGTCGGAGGGTGACGGGgacaaggaagagaagaaagaagactcTGAGAAAGAAGCCAAAAAG AGTAGCAAGAAGCGGAACCGGAAGCACAGCGGGGATGACAGCTTTGATGAGGGCAGTGTGTCGGAGTCCGAGTCGGAGTCAGAGAGCggccaggctgaggaggagaaggaggaggccg AAGCGctcaaggagaaggagaagccCAAGGAAGAAGAATGGGAGAAGCCCAAGGATgccgccgggctggagtgcaagcCGCGGCCGCTGCATAAGACCTGCTCCCTCTTCATGCGCAACATTGCGCCCAACATCTCCCGGGCTGAGATCATCTCC CTTTGTAAAAGGTACCCAGGCTTTATGCGGGTGGCGCTCTCAGAGCCCCAGCCAGAGAGGAG GTTTTTCCGTCGTGGCTGGGTGACCTTCGACCGCAGTGTTAACATTAAAGAGATCTGTTGGAACCTGCAGAACATCCGT CTCCGGGAGTGCGAGCTGAGCCCTGGTGTGAACAGGGACCTGACCCGGCGCGTTCGCAATATCAATGGCATCACCCAGCACAAGCAGATTGTGCGCAACGACATCAAGCTGGCGGCCAAGCTGATCCACACGCTGGACGACAGGACCCAGCTTTGGGCCTCGGAACCAGGGACGCCTCCCCTGCCAACG AGCCTGCCCTCACAAAACCCGATCTTGAAGAATATCACCGACTATCTGATCGAGGAAGTGAGCgctgaggaggaggagctgctggGGAGCAGCGGGGGCGCCCCTCCTGAGGAGCCTCCTAAGGAAGGGAACCCGGCAGAGATCAACGTGGAGCGGGATGAGAAGTTGATCAAG GTCTTGGACAAGCTCCTCCTTTACCTGCGCATCGTGCATTCCTTGGATTATTACAACACCTGTGAGTACCCCAATGAGGACGAGATGCCCAATCGCTGTGGCATCATCCACGTTCGGGGGCCCATGCCACCCAACCGCATCAGTCATGGGGAAG TGCTGGAGTGGCAAAAGACGTTTGAGGAGAAGCTCACGCCATTGCTGAGTGTGCGGGAGTCGCTTTCAGAGGAAGAGGCCCAGAAGATGGGGCGCAAAGACCCGGAGCAGGAAGTGGAGAAGTTTGTCACCTCCAACACGCAGGAACTGGGCAAGGATAAGTGGCTGTGTCCTCTCAGTGGCAAGAAATTCAAG GGTCCTGAGTTTGTGCGCAAACATATCTTCAACAAGCACGCAGAGAAAATTGAGGAGGTGAAAAAGGAGGTGGCGTTTTTTAACAACTTCCTCACTGATGCCAAGCGCCCAGCTCTGCCTGAGATCAAGCCAGCCCAaccacctggccctgcccaga GTTTGACCCCGGGACTCCCCTACCCACACCAGACTCCCCAGGGCCTGATGCCCTACGGTCAGCCCCGGCCCCCGATCTTGGGCTACGGAG CTGGTGCTGTCCGCCCTGCAGTCCCCACAGGAGGCCCTCCATACCCCCACGCCCCATATGGTGCTGGTCGAGGGAACTACGATGCCTTCCGAGGCCAGGGAGGTTATCCTGGGAAACCTCGCAACAG GATGGTTCGTGGAGACCCAAGGGCCATTGTGGAATATCGGGACCTGGATGCCCCAGACGATGTTGATTTCTTTTGA
- the SRRT gene encoding serrate RNA effector molecule homolog isoform X4: MAPSDRAMGDSDDEYDRRRRDKFRRERSDYDRSRERDERRRGDDWNDREWDRGRERRSRGEYRDYDRNRRERFSPPRHELSPPQKRMRRDWDEHSSDPYHSGYEMPYAGGGGGPTYGPPQPWGHPDVHIMQHHVLPIQARLGSIAEIDLGVPPPVMKTFKEFLLSLDDSVDETEAVKRYNDYKLDFRRQQMQDFFLAHKDEEWFRSKYHPDEVGKRRQEARGGLQNRLRVFLSLMETGWFDNLLLDIDKADAIVKMLDAAVIKMEGGTENDLRILEQEEEEEQAGKPGEPGKKEEGRAGAGLGDGERKTNDKDEKKEDGKQSENDSSNDDKTKKSEGDGDKEEKKEDSEKEAKKSSKKRNRKHSGDDSFDEGSVSESESESESGQAEEEKEEAEALKEKEKPKEEEWEKPKDAAGLECKPRPLHKTCSLFMRNIAPNISRAEIISLCKRYPGFMRVALSEPQPERRFFRRGWVTFDRSVNIKEICWNLQNIRLRECELSPGVNRDLTRRVRNINGITQHKQIVRNDIKLAAKLIHTLDDRTQLWASEPGTPPLPTSLPSQNPILKNITDYLIEEVSAEEEELLGSSGGAPPEEPPKEGNPAEINVERDEKLIKVLDKLLLYLRIVHSLDYYNTCEYPNEDEMPNRCGIIHVRGPMPPNRISHGEVLEWQKTFEEKLTPLLSVRESLSEEEAQKMGRKDPEQEVEKFVTSNTQELGKDKWLCPLSGKKFKGPEFVRKHIFNKHAEKIEEVKKEVAFFNNFLTDAKRPALPEIKPAQPPGPAQSLTPGLPYPHQTPQGLMPYGQPRPPILGYGAGAVRPAVPTGGPPYPHAPYGAGRGNYDAFRGQGGYPGKPRNRMVRGDPRAIVEYRDLDAPDDVDFF, translated from the exons AGAGTGGGACCGTGGCCGTGAGCGCCGTAGTCGGGGTGAATATCGGGACTATGACCGGAATCGGCGAGAGCGCTTCTCGCCACCTCGCCATGAACTCAGCCCGCCACAGAAGCGCATGAGGCGAGACTG GGATGAGCACAGCTCTGACCCATACCACAGTGGCTATGAGATGCCCTATGCTGGGGGGGGTGGGGGCCCAACTTATGGCCCCCCTCAGCCCTGGGGCCACCCCGACGTCCACATCATGCAGCACCATGTCCTGCCTATCCAGGCCAG gctgggcagcatcGCAGAGATCGACCTGGGTGTGCCGCCGCCTGTGATGAAGACCTTCAAGGAGTTTCTCCTCTCCCTGGATGACTCGGTGGATGAGACGGAGGCCGTCAAGCGCTATAATGACTATAAGCTGGATTTCCGGAGGCAGCAGATGCAGGATTTCTTCCTGGCGCACAAAGATGAGGAGTG GTTTCGGTCTAAGTACCACCCAGATGAGGTGGGGAAGCGTCGGCAGGAGGCCCGGGGGGGCCTGCAAAACCGTCTGAGGGTCTTCCTGTCCCTCATGGAGACTGGCTGGTTTGATAATCTTCTCCTGGACATAGACAAAGCTGATGCCATCGTCAAGATGCTGGATGCAG CTGTGATTAAGATGGAAGGAGGCACGGAGAATGATCTCCGCAtcctggagcaggaggaggaggaggaacaggcaGGAAAGCCTGGGGAGCCTGGCAAGAAAGAGGAAGGACGGGCTGGAGCAGGCCTTGGGGACGGGGAGCGTAAAACAAACGACAAGGACGAGAAGAAGGAAGACGGCAAGCAG TCCGAGAATGACAGTTCTAATGATGACAAAACGAAGAAGTCGGAGGGTGACGGGgacaaggaagagaagaaagaagactcTGAGAAAGAAGCCAAAAAG AGTAGCAAGAAGCGGAACCGGAAGCACAGCGGGGATGACAGCTTTGATGAGGGCAGTGTGTCGGAGTCCGAGTCGGAGTCAGAGAGCggccaggctgaggaggagaaggaggaggccg AAGCGctcaaggagaaggagaagccCAAGGAAGAAGAATGGGAGAAGCCCAAGGATgccgccgggctggagtgcaagcCGCGGCCGCTGCATAAGACCTGCTCCCTCTTCATGCGCAACATTGCGCCCAACATCTCCCGGGCTGAGATCATCTCC CTTTGTAAAAGGTACCCAGGCTTTATGCGGGTGGCGCTCTCAGAGCCCCAGCCAGAGAGGAG GTTTTTCCGTCGTGGCTGGGTGACCTTCGACCGCAGTGTTAACATTAAAGAGATCTGTTGGAACCTGCAGAACATCCGT CTCCGGGAGTGCGAGCTGAGCCCTGGTGTGAACAGGGACCTGACCCGGCGCGTTCGCAATATCAATGGCATCACCCAGCACAAGCAGATTGTGCGCAACGACATCAAGCTGGCGGCCAAGCTGATCCACACGCTGGACGACAGGACCCAGCTTTGGGCCTCGGAACCAGGGACGCCTCCCCTGCCAACG AGCCTGCCCTCACAAAACCCGATCTTGAAGAATATCACCGACTATCTGATCGAGGAAGTGAGCgctgaggaggaggagctgctggGGAGCAGCGGGGGCGCCCCTCCTGAGGAGCCTCCTAAGGAAGGGAACCCGGCAGAGATCAACGTGGAGCGGGATGAGAAGTTGATCAAG GTCTTGGACAAGCTCCTCCTTTACCTGCGCATCGTGCATTCCTTGGATTATTACAACACCTGTGAGTACCCCAATGAGGACGAGATGCCCAATCGCTGTGGCATCATCCACGTTCGGGGGCCCATGCCACCCAACCGCATCAGTCATGGGGAAG TGCTGGAGTGGCAAAAGACGTTTGAGGAGAAGCTCACGCCATTGCTGAGTGTGCGGGAGTCGCTTTCAGAGGAAGAGGCCCAGAAGATGGGGCGCAAAGACCCGGAGCAGGAAGTGGAGAAGTTTGTCACCTCCAACACGCAGGAACTGGGCAAGGATAAGTGGCTGTGTCCTCTCAGTGGCAAGAAATTCAAG GGTCCTGAGTTTGTGCGCAAACATATCTTCAACAAGCACGCAGAGAAAATTGAGGAGGTGAAAAAGGAGGTGGCGTTTTTTAACAACTTCCTCACTGATGCCAAGCGCCCAGCTCTGCCTGAGATCAAGCCAGCCCAaccacctggccctgcccaga GTTTGACCCCGGGACTCCCCTACCCACACCAGACTCCCCAGGGCCTGATGCCCTACGGTCAGCCCCGGCCCCCGATCTTGGGCTACGGAG CTGGTGCTGTCCGCCCTGCAGTCCCCACAGGAGGCCCTCCATACCCCCACGCCCCATATGGTGCTGGTCGAGGGAACTACGATGCCTTCCGAGGCCAGGGAGGTTATCCTGGGAAACCTCGCAACAG GATGGTTCGTGGAGACCCAAGGGCCATTGTGGAATATCGGGACCTGGATGCCCCAGACGATGTTGATTTCTTTTGA